A section of the Centroberyx gerrardi isolate f3 chromosome 8, fCenGer3.hap1.cur.20231027, whole genome shotgun sequence genome encodes:
- the LOC139917030 gene encoding noelin-like isoform X2, producing the protein MESAGKLLRLALLVLIGTEFTQVWPAHPEEGWQVYSSAQDTEGRCVCTVVAPQQTVCSRDARTKQLRQLLEKVQNMSQSIEVLDQRTQRDLQYVEKMEVQLRGLENKFKQVEEGHESNIARQYKG; encoded by the exons ATGGAGTCGGCGGGAAAGCTGCTGCGGCTCGCGCTGCTGGTGTTGATAGGAACAGAATTCACTCAG gtgtGGCCCGCCCATCCAGAGGAAGGCTGGCAGGTGTACAGTTCAGCCCAAGACACAGAGGGTCGCTGTGTTTGTACTGTAGTGGCTCCACAACAGACGGTCTGCTCCAGAGATGCCAGGACTAAACAGCTACGACAGCTACTGGAAAAg GTGCAGAACATGAGTCAGTCTATTGAGGTTCTGGATCAGCGGACACAGAGAGACCTGCAGTATGTGGAGAAGATGGAAGTTCAGCTCAGAGGACTGGAGAACAAATTCAAACAAGTAGAGGAAGGACATGAGAGCAACATCGCCAGGCAGTATAAG GGCTAA